The window CTAAAATGGTAGCAATGAAAAGCACAAATATGAATAATGGAAAGAATATGGAAATAATTGATGTTTTAAATTTAGGTAATCATAAGAAAATATTATTGGTGAAAATATTAGGTAAGATATATATTATTGGCACTTCAAATAATGGTGGTTTTAATAAAATAGATGAAATTCAAGATGAAAAAATAATTAATAATGTATCTGAATCTGATTATTATAAATCAGATTTTGATAATTTACTAAAAAGTAAATTATCTTTTATTAATTCAAAAAAAGATTCAAGTGAAGAGCTGTCATATAATAATCTTAATAAGCTAGATAAATTAAGAGATAAACTAAAAGAACTAAAATCAAGCAATAGTTTTGATACAACAAAGGATGAGTAGCAAATGAAGATAAAAACTGTATTTCTCTTAGTAATTTTAATTATATTTCTAACTGGAAATGTTTATGCTGAACCTGAAATATCTTTATTTGGAAAAGATATAAGTATAAATGATAGTGAAAATCCAGAGGATTATGTTGTAGGTTTGCAAATATTACTTGTATTAGCAGTACTTACATTAGCCCCTGCTATACTTATAATGATGAGTAGCTTTACTAGGATCATAATAGTTTTATCATTTATAAGAAATGCATTGGGAACACAACAAACGCCACCTAATCAAGTCTTATTAGGACTAGCCTTGTTTTTAACTTTTTTTGTTATGGCTCCCATAGCAAGTGATATAAATGAAAATTCACTTCAACCATATTTAAATGAGGAAATAGAGCAGTCTGAAGCAATTCAAAAAGCTATAAATCCTTTGAGAAGTTTCATGTATAATCAAACTAGAGACAAAGATTTAGCTCTTTTTATGGAACTTTCAAATTTAGATAGTGAAGACATATCTGGAAAATCAGACATACCTACTACAACATTGATTCCTGCATTTATAATAAGTGAATTGAAAACTGCTTTTCAAATTAGTTTCATATTATTCATACCATTTTTAATAATTGATATGGTTGTAGCAAGTACTCTTATGTCTATGGGGATGATGATGCTTCCACCAGTTATGATATCTTTACCATTTAAAATTCTGTTATTTATAATGGTAGATGGTTGGAATCTTGTTATTAGATCATTAATAAGTGGGTTTAATTAGGAGTGATTAAATGAGTCAAGGAGATGTGATTAAGTTAGCTCAAGATGCTATGTTTTCAATATTAATATTATCTGCACCAATGCTAGGATTTGGGTTATTAGTAGGTTTATTAGTTAGTATATTTCAAGCTACTACTCAAATTCAAGAAGCAACACTTGCATTTATACCTAAAATTATAGCAGTATTAGTTGCTTTTATAGTATTTGGACCTTGGATACTTACATATATAGTAGAGTTTACTGAAGATCTTTTTAATAATATAAATGTTTATATAAAATAGGATGATATATATGGATTCAACACAATTAATTTTTTCTGAATACAATTTATTTTTATTAATATTTGTAAGGATGACAGGGATATTTATAATAACTCCTATATTTAGTAGAAATAATATACCAAAAATATTAAAAGTTTCATTTGCATTTATTGTATCATTAATAGCATTTAATACTTTAGTTCAACAAGGTATAGAAGTAGATAACAGCATAAGTTTTATTATTCAAATTGCTAAAGAATTGAGTATAGGATTAATAATAGGGTTTATTTCCTATCTGTTTTTTATCTCACTATTTATAGCTGGTCAAATAATTGATACTCAAGTAGGTTTTGGAATGGTGAATGTATTTGATCCAGCACATAATACTCAAGTTCCTATTACTGGAAACTTTTATTATATATTAGCATTATTGGTTTTCTTTACTATAAATGGACATCATTGGTTTTTAGAAGCTATAGTTAAGTCTTATTCAATATTGCCACTAGGAAGTATTAATATGACAAAAGATATATTATATCAAATAATAGATATTTTTACTGAAATATTTAATATTGGATTTAAAATAAGTAGTCCTATACTTGCAACTGTATTTTTAATAAATGTATTATTAGGAGTCCTAGCAAAAACTGTTCCGCAGATGAATGTTTTTGTTGTTGGTATGCCTCTTAAAATATTGATAGGTATTATTACAATATTTCTTACTTTACCTATTTACTTAATTGCATTAGAACATATTTTTGATAATATGTCAGGAGAAATTTTTAATTTTTTTAAATTACTTAAGAGAGGTTAATTTTCTATGAAAGAATATAAATTAGATTTACAGCTGTTTTCTTCAGAAGAAAAAACTGAAAAACCTACTCCTAAAAAGAGAAAAGAAGCTCGTGAAAAAGGACAAGTATTACAGAGTAAAGAGTTAAGTACTGCAATATTATTATTAGTCGCATTTTTAGGTTTGAAAATTTTTGGAGAATATATACTTGAACAATTAACAATATTTTCAACAAAAATTTTTTCTGATCTTAGTATACATGAAAATCTTTATAAACAAGATAATTTATCAATATTTTTTATGGAGATTATATCAATAACTGCTAAAATTGTAATACCATTATTGGCAACAATATTTTTGACAGCTTTAATAGTTAGTTATATGCAAGTTGGATTTTTATTTACTACAAAGACCTTAAGCTTTAAATTAAACAGGTTGAATCCTATAGAGGGATTCAAAAAAATATTTTCCACAAAATCCCTTGTAGAATTAGTGAAATCTAGTGTGAAGATTTTTATAATAGGGTATGTGGTTGCAAAGTATATTTATGACAATTTTAATATAATTTATGAATTGTTTAATTTAAATGTGATGGAGATAACAAAAAGTATATCTTCATTATCATTTGGAATAGTAATTAGAGCTGGAGGCATTTTACTTTTGTTAGCTGCTTTTGATTATTGGTACCAATGGTTTCAACATGAAAAGAACTTAAAGATGTCAAAACAAGAAGTTAAACAAGAAAGCAAACAGTCAGATGGAGATCCACTTATTAAATCTAAAATTAAAGAAAAACAGAGACAAATGGCTATGAGTAGAATGATGCAAGATATTCCTGAAGCAGATGTTATCATAACTAACCCTACTCATTATGCAATTGCTTTAAAATATGATAAAAATAAGTATGAAGCTCCATATGTTTTAGCAAAAGGTAAGGATTTAATAGCAAAAAAGATAAAAGAAATAGCATATGAAGTAGAAGTTCCTACAATAGAAAACAAACCTCTTGCTAGAAGCTTGTTTTCATCTTGTGAAATTGGAGATTGTGTTCCTGAAGAATTGTATCAAGCTGTAGCTGAAGTACTTGCATATGTGTATAATTTAAATAACGTTGGAAGGAGTTAATGATGAAATTCGGAGATATAATTGTAGCATTAGGTGTAATTGCAATCATAATTATTATAATAATTCCAGTAAATGAAAGTATATTAGATATATTATTAAGTTTAAATATCTCATTAGCTTTATTAATACTACTTATTGCAATGTATATTGATAATACATTAAGTTTCTCAATATTTCCTTCTCTACTATTGATTACAACTATGTTTAGACTGTCCCTTAATATATCAAGTACTAGAATGATACTTTCAAAGGGAGATGCAGGAAGTGTTATTGAGTCTTTCGGTGGTATAGTAATACAGGGAAATCCTGTTGTAGGTTTTATAATATTTTTAATTATTGTTATAATACAATTTATTGTAATAACAAAAGGTTCTGAGAGAGTTGCTGAAGTAGCTGCTAGATTTACACTTGATGCAATGCCAGGTAAACAAATGGCAATCGATGCAGACTTAAATTCAGGGTTAATTAATGATATAGAAGCTAGAGATAGAAGAAAAAATATTCAAAAAGAAGCAGATTTTTATGGTGCTATGGATGGAGCAAGTAAATTTGTCAAAGGAGATGCAATAGCAGGTATTATAATTACTGTATTAAACATAGCAGCTGGCTTTGCTATAGGAATGATAACATTAGATTTAACACTAACAGAATCCCTTGCAAAATTTACTACTTTAACTGTTGGCGATGGGCTTGTAAGTCAAATACCTGCATTATTGATTTCAACAGCTACAGGTATTGTAGTTACTCGAGCAGCATCTGATTCTAATTTAGGAAATGATATAATAAGCCAATTATTTTCATCACATCCTAGAGTAATGTTTTTAGTATCTGGTGTCCTATATTTTTTCGGGTTAGTAGGTCTTCCAACTATTCCATTTTTCTTATTAGGAACAGTCTTTTTAGTATTAGGACTTGTTATGAGAAAAAATATTAAAAATGCTTTGGAATTAGAGGACGAACAAGAAGAAGAGATAGATCAAGAAGAAATAAGAAAGCCTGAAAATGTAAAATCATTATTAAAGGTTGAAGACATAGAACTAGAATTTGGATATGGAATAATACCATTAGCTGATTCAAATCAAGGAGGAGATCTTCTTGATAGAGTAGTAATGATTAGAAGACAAATTGCTCTTGAACTTGGTATTGTGGTACCAATGATAAGATTAAGAGATAATATACAATTAAATCCAAATCAATATGCAATAAAAATAAAAGGAGTAGAAGTGTCTAATGGGGAGTTAATGTTTGATCACTATCTTGCTATGAATCCAGGAACAGCAAGTGGAGAAATAGATGGTATAGACACAGTTGAACCTGCATTTGGTCTTCCTGCTAAGTGGATAAATCAAGAACAAAAAGAGAGAGCTGAAATTTTAGGTTATACTGTAGTTGATCCGCCTTCAGTAATATCTACCCACCTAACTGAGATTATCAAGCAAAATATTGATGAATTATTAGGTCGCCAAGATGTAAAAAATTTAGTTGATAATATAAAAGAAGAACATCCCGCATTAGTTGAGGAAGTTATACCTAATATTATGACTATAGGAGAAATACAAAAGGTATTATCTAATTTACTTAAAGAGCAACTTTCAATTAGAGACATGGTAACAATATTAGAAACATTAGCTGACTATGGAACAATAACTAAAGATACTGATATGCTTACAGAATATGTTAGACAAAGATTTTCTAGATATATTACAAAAAAATATGTTGATGGCAAGAATCTAAATGTAATTACTTTAGATTCTCAACTTGAGCAACTGATAATGGATTCTATAAATCAAACTAACACTGGTTCTTATTTATCATTAGAGCCACAAATGATTCAAAAAATACTTAATAATTTATCAAATAATATAAAGAAGTTAACATCAATTGGAGAGCAACCAATAATACTTACTGCACCTATTGTAAGATTATACTTTAAACAATTAACAGAACAAATTACTAATGATTTCATTGTTTTATCTTACAATGAGATTGATCCTTCTATTGAGATAAAGTCATTAGGGATGGTGAAATTATAATGAATATAAAGAGATATATTGGTAAAACCAACTATGAAGCTATGACTAAATTAAAAAGCGAACTAGGTAATGATGCTGTAATTCTTCATACAAGAAGAATTAAATCTAAAGGAATATTAGGTTTTTTCAAAAAGCCTCTTATAGAAATTGTAGCTGCTAAAGAAGAAAATGTAGATTTTAAAAAGGAGATTAAGAAAAAACAAAGTTATAATAATGAAATATCAAAACTAAATATTGAAATCTCTAAACTAAGGGAAACCGTAGAAAATAATTTAGTTCTATCAAATGAAAATAAAAATACTAATAATGGTGAATTAGAATATGTAAAAAAAATATTAACTAATAATGGTGTTTTGGAGCAATATGCAATAAAAATATTAGAAGATATATCTAACAATTTTAATTTGAAAAATAAATCTAAAAAAGAAATAATAGATATATTAAAGAAAAACATTAAAGTTATTTTAGGTGAACCTAAACCAATAGAAATTGAGAATAAGTCAAAAGTTTTCTTTGTTGGAACTACTGGAGTTGGAAAAACAACAACTCTTGCGAAAATAGCTGCTGACTTATCCTTAAATAAAAATAAAAGTATAGGGTTAGTGACATCTGATACTTATAGAATAGCAGCAGTGGAACAATTAAAAGTATATAGTGAAATACTTAACTTACCATTAGAAATAATATATAATCCTGAAGATATTTATGATTCAATGTCAAGATTTAAAGACAAAGATATAATTCTGGTTGATACAGCTGGCAGAAGTCATAAAGATAATGAGAAAATATCAGAGTTAGAAGGAATGATTGATACTGTAAATAATAAAGAAACATTTTTAGTTTTAAGTGTAAATACAGAATTTAATTCTCTAAAGGCTATTATTGATAAATATAGTAAGATAGATAATATTAAAATTATTTTCACAAAATTAGATGAAACTGAAAAAATAGGAAATATATTAAACATAAGATTGTATACTAAATATCCAATATCATATTTAACAACAGGTCAAAATGTACCGGAAGATATACAAACATTCAATAATGAGGATATTACTAATATGATAGTTGGTGAAAATTAAATGAATGATCAAGCAGAGATGTTAAGGAAATTAATTATTAATAAAAATAAAAAAGAAGATTTAAATACTAAGATATTAACCGTTACCAGTGGTAAAGGAGGAGTTGGAAAAACTAATTTCACTATTAACTTAGCGTTATCATTATCTAAATTAGGAAAAAAAGTAGTTATATTGGATGCTGATATAGGCTTTGCAAACGTAGATATATTATTAGGACTTGTCCCAAAATATACATTATTAGATCTTTTATATAAAGATAAGGAAATAATAGACTTATTAGTTGAAGGTCCTTATGGTTTGAAAGTTATAGCTGGTGGTACAGGTTTAAATGATATAATGTATCTAAGTGATCAAGAAACAAATAAATTAATTGATAAATTTTTAAAGCTAGAAGAAATAGCTGACTTTATTATAATAGATACAGGTGCAGGCATATCTGAAATGTCTTTAAATTTTATTCGTTCTTCAGATGAAATTATATTAATTACAACCCCTGAGCCTACATCTATTACTGATGGATATTCAATGCTTAAAGTAATTAATAACTATGTTGATATAGATAAGATTCACATACTAATCAACAGAGTAATAAAACAAGAAGAATATATACAATCTTTTAATAAATTAAGTAATGTTTCTAGAAAATTTTTAAATTTAGAATTAAATAATTTAGGTGTTTTATATGAGTCAAAGTTATTAGTAGATTCTGTTAGAAATCAAAATCCTTTTGTTATAGCTTATCCTAAATCTGATATAAGTAAAAAAGTTAATATTATTGCATCAAATTTAATTAATTATGATAGTTATAATCAATCTGATGGAATAAAAAAATTTATTAATAAAGTTAAAATTTTTTTTAATAGAGGTGGTTATTAAATTGAAAAAAAATAAATCCACTCTTAAAGTAGGAGATAAAATAGAGATACATATAGCAAACCAAAAGTATGTAAGTCAAGTTATTAACGTTATAAATGAAAATACCTATATTATATTAGGACCAATTAAATTTGGTAGTATTATTAAAATTCCTAATGGTAAAGAAATTAAAATAATGTATTCTTTAAAAAATAAAGGTAGAATGTGGTTTGAAAGCATAGTCGAAAAAAATTCTAATAATAATATTTATAAGCTACTTATAAGGAAAACTAGTGATGTTAATAAAGTTCAACAGAGACAATATTTTAGATTAAAAAAGATAATTGATGTTTACATCACTAATGAAGTTAATAAGCCAATAAAGGGCTTTGCAGAAGATATTAGTGGAAAAGGAATGAAAATAGTTACAAAAGAAAAACTAAAATTAGATGATAAACTTAATATTGAACTTAATATAAATGGTAAAAGTTTATCTATTACATCTAATATTGTTAGAAAAGTTTTTGACAGTAGAACAGGAAATTATTATTATGGTATTTATTTTGAAGAAATACATAAAGGATGTAAAGAAGATATTATTAAATTTATATTTGAAGAACAACGTATATTGAGGAAAAAAGGATTGGAATAAAAATGAAAAACATACTTGTTGTAGATGATTCTGCATTTATGAGAAAAATAATAACTGATATAATAGAAAAAGATAAGGAATTAAATGTAATTGATACTGCGAGAAATGGTATAGAAGCAATTGATAAGCTAGAAAATTTAAATGTAGATTTAGTTACTCTTGATATTGAAATGCCTATATTAAATGGTATAGAAACATTAAAGAAAATCAAGGACAAGCATAAAAAATTACCCGTTTTAATGGTAAGTAATTTAACTAAGCAAGGAGCAGAACTAACATTAAAAGCATTAGAAATTGGAGCAGTAGATTTTATAACTAAGCCTAACAATATCTTTAAAGTAAACTCAGAAGAAAAAAGCAAAGAAATTGTTAATAAAATTAAAGCTATAATATATTCAAAACCAAATATTAATATTAAATTAAACAAAAAAAATGTTTGTTGTCAGCAAAATAATGTTTATAAATATAATAAAGTGAAAAACATTGTTGGAATTGGATGTTCTACAGGAGGGCCGAGGGCTCTTCAGGAAATAATTTCTCAAATAAATTCTAATATAAATGCTGCTATATTAATTGTTCAACATATGCCCAAAGGTTTTACTAAATCTTTAGCAGACAGATTAAACAATATATCAAATATATGTGTGAAAGAAGCTGAAAATGGTGAATATCTCCAAAATGGATATTGCTATATAGCTCCAGGAGATAAACATTTAGTAGTAATTAACTCTAATGATAAGATTGAAATACGATTAAAAGATGGTGGTCCAGTAAGTGGACATAAGCCTTCTGTTGATAAGTTAATTAGCTCTATTGCTGATTTAAAAGATATTAAAAAAATAGGTGTTATGCTAACAGGTATGGGTTCTGATGGAG is drawn from Senegalia massiliensis and contains these coding sequences:
- a CDS encoding flagellar biosynthetic protein FliO, with the translated sequence MNDFINILFAIFSFGVILVLAYFTTKMVAMKSTNMNNGKNMEIIDVLNLGNHKKILLVKILGKIYIIGTSNNGGFNKIDEIQDEKIINNVSESDYYKSDFDNLLKSKLSFINSKKDSSEELSYNNLNKLDKLRDKLKELKSSNSFDTTKDE
- the fliP gene encoding flagellar type III secretion system pore protein FliP (The bacterial flagellar biogenesis protein FliP forms a type III secretion system (T3SS)-type pore required for flagellar assembly.), which translates into the protein MKIKTVFLLVILIIFLTGNVYAEPEISLFGKDISINDSENPEDYVVGLQILLVLAVLTLAPAILIMMSSFTRIIIVLSFIRNALGTQQTPPNQVLLGLALFLTFFVMAPIASDINENSLQPYLNEEIEQSEAIQKAINPLRSFMYNQTRDKDLALFMELSNLDSEDISGKSDIPTTTLIPAFIISELKTAFQISFILFIPFLIIDMVVASTLMSMGMMMLPPVMISLPFKILLFIMVDGWNLVIRSLISGFN
- the fliQ gene encoding flagellar biosynthesis protein FliQ, with the protein product MSQGDVIKLAQDAMFSILILSAPMLGFGLLVGLLVSIFQATTQIQEATLAFIPKIIAVLVAFIVFGPWILTYIVEFTEDLFNNINVYIK
- the fliR gene encoding flagellar biosynthetic protein FliR, with protein sequence MDSTQLIFSEYNLFLLIFVRMTGIFIITPIFSRNNIPKILKVSFAFIVSLIAFNTLVQQGIEVDNSISFIIQIAKELSIGLIIGFISYLFFISLFIAGQIIDTQVGFGMVNVFDPAHNTQVPITGNFYYILALLVFFTINGHHWFLEAIVKSYSILPLGSINMTKDILYQIIDIFTEIFNIGFKISSPILATVFLINVLLGVLAKTVPQMNVFVVGMPLKILIGIITIFLTLPIYLIALEHIFDNMSGEIFNFFKLLKRG
- the flhB gene encoding flagellar biosynthesis protein FlhB, which codes for MKEYKLDLQLFSSEEKTEKPTPKKRKEAREKGQVLQSKELSTAILLLVAFLGLKIFGEYILEQLTIFSTKIFSDLSIHENLYKQDNLSIFFMEIISITAKIVIPLLATIFLTALIVSYMQVGFLFTTKTLSFKLNRLNPIEGFKKIFSTKSLVELVKSSVKIFIIGYVVAKYIYDNFNIIYELFNLNVMEITKSISSLSFGIVIRAGGILLLLAAFDYWYQWFQHEKNLKMSKQEVKQESKQSDGDPLIKSKIKEKQRQMAMSRMMQDIPEADVIITNPTHYAIALKYDKNKYEAPYVLAKGKDLIAKKIKEIAYEVEVPTIENKPLARSLFSSCEIGDCVPEELYQAVAEVLAYVYNLNNVGRS
- the flhA gene encoding flagellar biosynthesis protein FlhA, which codes for MMKFGDIIVALGVIAIIIIIIIPVNESILDILLSLNISLALLILLIAMYIDNTLSFSIFPSLLLITTMFRLSLNISSTRMILSKGDAGSVIESFGGIVIQGNPVVGFIIFLIIVIIQFIVITKGSERVAEVAARFTLDAMPGKQMAIDADLNSGLINDIEARDRRKNIQKEADFYGAMDGASKFVKGDAIAGIIITVLNIAAGFAIGMITLDLTLTESLAKFTTLTVGDGLVSQIPALLISTATGIVVTRAASDSNLGNDIISQLFSSHPRVMFLVSGVLYFFGLVGLPTIPFFLLGTVFLVLGLVMRKNIKNALELEDEQEEEIDQEEIRKPENVKSLLKVEDIELEFGYGIIPLADSNQGGDLLDRVVMIRRQIALELGIVVPMIRLRDNIQLNPNQYAIKIKGVEVSNGELMFDHYLAMNPGTASGEIDGIDTVEPAFGLPAKWINQEQKERAEILGYTVVDPPSVISTHLTEIIKQNIDELLGRQDVKNLVDNIKEEHPALVEEVIPNIMTIGEIQKVLSNLLKEQLSIRDMVTILETLADYGTITKDTDMLTEYVRQRFSRYITKKYVDGKNLNVITLDSQLEQLIMDSINQTNTGSYLSLEPQMIQKILNNLSNNIKKLTSIGEQPIILTAPIVRLYFKQLTEQITNDFIVLSYNEIDPSIEIKSLGMVKL
- a CDS encoding flagellar biosynthesis protein FlhF produces the protein MNIKRYIGKTNYEAMTKLKSELGNDAVILHTRRIKSKGILGFFKKPLIEIVAAKEENVDFKKEIKKKQSYNNEISKLNIEISKLRETVENNLVLSNENKNTNNGELEYVKKILTNNGVLEQYAIKILEDISNNFNLKNKSKKEIIDILKKNIKVILGEPKPIEIENKSKVFFVGTTGVGKTTTLAKIAADLSLNKNKSIGLVTSDTYRIAAVEQLKVYSEILNLPLEIIYNPEDIYDSMSRFKDKDIILVDTAGRSHKDNEKISELEGMIDTVNNKETFLVLSVNTEFNSLKAIIDKYSKIDNIKIIFTKLDETEKIGNILNIRLYTKYPISYLTTGQNVPEDIQTFNNEDITNMIVGEN
- a CDS encoding MinD/ParA family protein; this encodes MNDQAEMLRKLIINKNKKEDLNTKILTVTSGKGGVGKTNFTINLALSLSKLGKKVVILDADIGFANVDILLGLVPKYTLLDLLYKDKEIIDLLVEGPYGLKVIAGGTGLNDIMYLSDQETNKLIDKFLKLEEIADFIIIDTGAGISEMSLNFIRSSDEIILITTPEPTSITDGYSMLKVINNYVDIDKIHILINRVIKQEEYIQSFNKLSNVSRKFLNLELNNLGVLYESKLLVDSVRNQNPFVIAYPKSDISKKVNIIASNLINYDSYNQSDGIKKFINKVKIFFNRGGY
- a CDS encoding flagellar brake protein, giving the protein MKKNKSTLKVGDKIEIHIANQKYVSQVINVINENTYIILGPIKFGSIIKIPNGKEIKIMYSLKNKGRMWFESIVEKNSNNNIYKLLIRKTSDVNKVQQRQYFRLKKIIDVYITNEVNKPIKGFAEDISGKGMKIVTKEKLKLDDKLNIELNINGKSLSITSNIVRKVFDSRTGNYYYGIYFEEIHKGCKEDIIKFIFEEQRILRKKGLE
- a CDS encoding protein-glutamate methylesterase/protein-glutamine glutaminase codes for the protein MKNILVVDDSAFMRKIITDIIEKDKELNVIDTARNGIEAIDKLENLNVDLVTLDIEMPILNGIETLKKIKDKHKKLPVLMVSNLTKQGAELTLKALEIGAVDFITKPNNIFKVNSEEKSKEIVNKIKAIIYSKPNINIKLNKKNVCCQQNNVYKYNKVKNIVGIGCSTGGPRALQEIISQINSNINAAILIVQHMPKGFTKSLADRLNNISNICVKEAENGEYLQNGYCYIAPGDKHLVVINSNDKIEIRLKDGGPVSGHKPSVDKLISSIADLKDIKKIGVMLTGMGSDGAKGFKKLSESGSYNIGQNEETCIVYGMPKSAYKIGAIDIELPLHNIVNEIEKKLEG